A single window of Bacteroidales bacterium DNA harbors:
- a CDS encoding acetate--CoA ligase family protein, producing MVNEQLINPKSIVIIGGSNDISKPGGKVLKNIIDGKFKGDLYVVNPKENNVQGLNCYKNTSELPDVDLAIIAVGCKFIPDMVEHLAKNKNTKAYIILSAGFSEENEEGRLLEEKIVKTINSVGGCLIGPNCIGFLNSNYNGVFTTPIPKLSPKGCDFISGSGATAVFIMEAGIPKGLSFASVYSVGNSSQMGVEEILKYLDESFDTATSSKVKLLYIETIKKPDMLLKHASSLVRKGCRIAAIKAGSSEAGSRAASSHTGALASSDVAVDALFRKAGIVRCYGRDELTTVASLFMHKELQGKNIAIITHAGGPAVMLTDALSNGGLEIPHIEGKDASELLTKLSPGSSVANPIDFLATGNAEQLGTIIDYVENKFSNIDAMVVIFGSPGLFEVYDVYKVLLDKMRTCKKPIYPVLPSIVNAKKEIEYFISEGGINFPDEVVFGNALVKVYNATKPASEKNDLPSIDTKKIRSIINNANDGYLSPSDVQNLLDAAGIPRACEAVAKTKDGAISAAAHLGYPVVMKVVGPIHKSEVDGVALNIEDSTTLEKEFDRMLKIKDTTAILIQPMLSGIELFAGAKFEDKFGHLILCGLGGIFIEVLKDVSSGLSPLSKNEALKMIRKLKSYKIIQGARGKEGVDENVFAEIIVRLSALVKAAPEITEMDLNPLLGTGKKIVAVDARINIKKSLKFNV from the coding sequence ATGGTAAACGAACAACTGATAAATCCTAAAAGTATTGTAATAATAGGTGGTTCAAATGACATTTCCAAACCCGGAGGTAAGGTATTAAAAAATATTATTGACGGGAAATTCAAAGGTGACTTGTATGTTGTAAATCCTAAAGAAAATAATGTACAAGGTTTGAATTGCTATAAAAATACATCTGAGCTTCCTGACGTTGATTTGGCAATTATTGCAGTTGGTTGCAAATTCATTCCCGATATGGTTGAGCATCTTGCAAAAAATAAAAATACAAAAGCTTATATCATTCTCTCCGCTGGATTTAGTGAAGAAAACGAAGAAGGAAGATTGCTTGAAGAAAAAATTGTTAAAACAATAAATAGTGTTGGTGGATGTTTAATAGGTCCTAATTGCATTGGCTTTTTAAATTCCAATTACAACGGAGTTTTCACTACTCCAATTCCAAAACTTTCTCCAAAAGGTTGTGATTTTATTTCCGGTTCGGGTGCTACTGCTGTATTTATTATGGAAGCGGGTATTCCAAAAGGGTTAAGCTTTGCAAGTGTTTATTCTGTCGGAAATAGTTCACAAATGGGAGTTGAAGAAATTTTAAAATACCTTGATGAAAGCTTTGATACCGCAACAAGTTCGAAAGTAAAGTTGTTATATATCGAAACTATTAAAAAGCCCGATATGCTTTTAAAACACGCATCGTCATTGGTTCGCAAAGGATGCAGAATTGCGGCAATAAAAGCGGGCTCGTCGGAAGCAGGCAGCAGGGCGGCATCTTCGCATACCGGGGCTTTGGCAAGTTCCGATGTTGCGGTTGATGCTTTGTTCAGAAAAGCAGGAATAGTAAGATGTTATGGCAGAGATGAACTTACTACGGTAGCATCTTTATTTATGCATAAAGAACTTCAAGGGAAAAACATTGCAATAATAACTCATGCAGGCGGACCGGCAGTTATGCTTACAGATGCTCTTTCAAACGGAGGATTGGAAATTCCGCATATCGAAGGTAAAGATGCAAGTGAACTTTTAACAAAATTAAGTCCTGGTTCATCGGTTGCAAACCCCATTGATTTTCTGGCAACGGGAAACGCCGAACAATTGGGAACTATAATTGATTATGTTGAAAATAAATTCAGCAATATTGATGCAATGGTTGTTATTTTCGGTAGTCCAGGGTTGTTTGAAGTTTATGATGTTTACAAAGTTTTGCTTGACAAAATGCGAACTTGTAAAAAGCCGATATATCCCGTACTTCCTTCAATAGTAAATGCAAAAAAGGAAATTGAATATTTTATTTCAGAAGGCGGAATAAACTTTCCGGACGAAGTGGTTTTTGGTAATGCTTTGGTGAAAGTATATAACGCAACCAAGCCAGCATCCGAAAAAAATGATTTGCCTTCAATTGATACAAAAAAAATCCGTTCAATTATTAATAATGCAAATGATGGTTATCTGAGTCCATCGGATGTGCAAAATTTACTTGATGCTGCCGGAATTCCCAGAGCATGTGAAGCTGTTGCAAAAACAAAAGACGGAGCCATAAGTGCTGCTGCTCATCTGGGTTATCCTGTTGTGATGAAAGTTGTCGGACCAATTCATAAATCCGAAGTGGATGGAGTTGCCCTTAACATTGAAGATTCCACAACTCTTGAAAAAGAATTTGACAGAATGCTCAAAATTAAAGATACCACAGCAATTTTAATTCAACCAATGTTGTCGGGTATCGAATTATTTGCCGGAGCGAAATTTGAAGATAAATTCGGACATTTAATTTTATGCGGGCTTGGAGGAATTTTTATCGAAGTATTGAAAGACGTTTCTTCCGGCTTGTCCCCACTTTCAAAAAATGAAGCATTGAAAATGATAAGGAAATTAAAATCATATAAAATTATTCAGGGTGCAAGAGGAAAAGAAGGAGTTGATGAAAATGTTTTTGCAGAAATAATAGTTCGCTTGTCGGCACTGGTAAAAGCCGCTCCCGAAATCACCGAAATGGATTTGAATCCTTTGCTTGGCACTGGTAAAAAAATTGTTGCAGTTGATGCAAGGATAAATATTAAAAAAAGTTTAAAGTTTAATGTTTAA
- a CDS encoding OmpA family protein gives NQSTKKNITGISDKDGKFSILIPKGYKYNVKIKSFTDNKEYDVIEIPSKDGGLITTTLTLKFDPPKTFVLNNVLFDFAKATLKKESFKTLDDLLELLKIKNTMVIEIDGHTDNVGNPESNMKLSQERANSVRDYLIKNGIPAKRVTAKGYGDTQPVDDNATDEGRQKNRRTEVNVLSE, from the coding sequence AAATCAGAGCACAAAAAAAAATATCACGGGAATTTCCGATAAAGACGGCAAGTTTTCAATTCTGATTCCAAAAGGATATAAATATAATGTAAAAATAAAAAGTTTTACTGATAATAAGGAATATGATGTAATTGAAATTCCTTCAAAAGACGGAGGACTTATTACTACAACTTTGACTTTAAAATTCGACCCTCCTAAAACTTTTGTTTTAAACAATGTTTTATTTGATTTTGCAAAAGCAACACTTAAAAAAGAATCATTTAAAACATTAGATGATTTGCTTGAACTCTTGAAAATAAAAAATACTATGGTGATTGAAATTGATGGACATACTGACAATGTTGGCAATCCCGAATCCAATATGAAACTATCGCAGGAGCGGGCAAACTCGGTGAGAGATTATTTAATTAAAAACGGAATACCCGCAAAAAGAGTTACGGCAAAAGGATACGGCGACACTCAACCTGTTGACGATAATGCCACCGATGAAGGACGACAAAAAAACAGAAGAACAGAAGTGAATGTTTTAAGTGAATAA
- a CDS encoding glycosyltransferase codes for MIIIFGISVFLILYSYLIFPFILILLSINRKPNSVIYNNDDELPLVSIIISAFNEEKVIEEKIKTTFNTTYPQEKIQVIIGSDASTDDTNKIVKGITQVSKQVIFLEFPKRRGKSIVVNELVEHASGEVLILTDANVFFEKETIFEMIKHFKNQEIGLVDTNMKKCNLKKEGISLQEKTYINIEVSIKNKESLIWGTMMGPFGGCFALRKNLFCPVPENNLVDDFYINMKILEKGKKAINEMASIVHEDVSNDLNEEIRRKKRIAAGNFQNLIHFKYLIFSHIAGLSFCFISHKIIRWFVPFLLIFAFISNSFLVSVNTFFKITFVLQFLLIIIPLFDFLLKKTKIHIAAFRFITHFYFMNLALMLGFFKYAGGIKSGIWQPTRRNQ; via the coding sequence ATGATTATTATTTTCGGCATATCAGTTTTTCTAATATTATATTCATATCTGATTTTCCCATTCATATTAATATTACTTTCAATAAACCGAAAGCCGAATTCAGTTATTTATAATAATGACGACGAATTACCTCTTGTTTCAATAATTATTTCAGCATTTAACGAAGAAAAAGTTATTGAAGAAAAAATTAAAACAACATTTAACACAACTTATCCGCAGGAAAAAATTCAGGTAATCATTGGTTCCGATGCTTCAACCGATGATACTAATAAAATAGTGAAAGGCATTACACAGGTATCCAAACAGGTTATTTTTCTTGAATTTCCTAAACGCAGGGGGAAATCAATTGTTGTCAACGAGCTTGTTGAGCATGCAAGCGGTGAAGTTTTAATTCTTACTGATGCAAATGTTTTTTTTGAAAAAGAAACAATTTTTGAAATGATTAAACATTTCAAAAATCAGGAAATAGGTTTGGTGGATACGAACATGAAAAAATGCAATCTGAAAAAAGAAGGCATTTCACTTCAGGAAAAAACATATATAAATATTGAAGTAAGTATTAAAAACAAAGAAAGTTTGATTTGGGGAACGATGATGGGACCATTCGGCGGATGTTTTGCGTTAAGAAAAAATCTGTTCTGTCCTGTTCCCGAAAATAATCTTGTTGACGATTTTTATATAAACATGAAAATTCTTGAAAAAGGAAAGAAAGCTATAAATGAAATGGCATCAATTGTCCACGAAGATGTGTCAAATGATTTGAATGAAGAAATAAGGAGAAAAAAGAGAATAGCTGCAGGGAACTTTCAAAATCTTATACATTTTAAATATCTCATATTTTCGCACATTGCAGGTTTATCTTTTTGTTTTATTTCACACAAAATAATACGATGGTTTGTTCCTTTTTTACTGATATTTGCGTTTATCAGCAATTCATTTCTCGTATCGGTGAATACATTTTTCAAAATAACTTTTGTTCTCCAATTTCTGTTAATAATAATTCCATTATTTGATTTTCTTCTGAAGAAAACAAAAATACACATCGCTGCATTTCGTTTTATTACACATTTTTATTTTATGAATCTCGCATTAATGCTTGGTTTTTTTAAATATGCAGGAGGAATAAAATCAGGAATTTGGCAACCTACAAGAAGAAATCAGTAG